Proteins encoded by one window of Rhodamnia argentea isolate NSW1041297 chromosome 6, ASM2092103v1, whole genome shotgun sequence:
- the LOC125315475 gene encoding uncharacterized protein LOC125315475 has product MADLAATPTAAENSPAPPSPVLQHPWPNRYKPIIGHCIVFTIPTFLGFLMVIFLAIPALMPPVFGLDPGSSLSSLNISTSHVTARWNIVLSVKNPSKLIAVEYADMKLLLSFGGELSLSRPSRIPAFDQGPRSSTTVRAEALSTLPIVNDLGMKGLVNSLKGGEVSINVVAKAKRRLHLGPCLVPVFDVYFSCMGVTFTAPNSREGGGDWMILGGTLHCEPDIFTLL; this is encoded by the coding sequence ATGGCCGACCTCGCCGCCACTCCGACCGCTGCGGAAAACAGTCCTGCACCACCATCGCCGGTGCTGCAGCATCCGTGGCCTAACCGATACAAGCCAATCATCGGCCACTGCATCGTGTTCACCATACCCACTTTTCTTGGCTTCCTGATGGTCATCTTTCTGGCGATACCGGCTCTAATGCCTCCGGTGTTCGGGCTGGACCCGGGCTCTTCGCTTTCATCCCTCAATATATCCACCTCCCACGTCACCGCCCGATGGAACATCGTTCTCTCCGTCAAGAACCCCAGTAAGCTGATCGCTGTCGAGTACGCTGACATGAAGCTCCTCCTGAGCTTCGGAGGCGAACTCAGTCTCTCTCGACCCTCCCGCATTCCGGCCTTCGATCAGGGCCCCCGCAGCTCGACAACAGTCCGTGCCGAGGCCCTGTCCACGCTGCCGATCGTCAATGACTTGGGCATGAAGGGCCTGGTGAACTCGTTGAAGGGCGGGGAGGTGAGCATCAACGTGGTGGCGAAAGCCAAGCGGAGGCTGCACTTGGGTCCGTGCTTGGTGCCCGTGTTCGACGTCTACTTCTCGTGCATGGGCGTCACCTTTACGGCTCCGAACAGCAGGGAGGGTGGCGGTGATTGGATGATCCTCGGTGGGACCCTACACTGCGAGCCCGACATATTTACTCTCCTCTG
- the LOC115731240 gene encoding uncharacterized protein LOC115731240: MPPVFGLDPGSSLSSLNISTSHITARWNIALSIKNPSKLIAVEYADMKLHLSFGGELRLSRPSRIPAFAQGPHSSTTVRAEALSTLPIVNDLGVKGMVSSLKGGEVAIDVVVEAKRRLHLGPCWVPVFGVYFSCMGVTFTAPNSSEGGGDWMILGGTLHCEPDIFTLL; the protein is encoded by the exons ATGCCGCCAGTGTTCGGGCTCGACCCGGGctcttctctttcctccctCAATATCTCCACCTCCCATATCACCGCCCGGTGGAACATCGCTCTCTCAATCAAGAACCCCAGTAAGCTCATTGCCGTCGAGTACGCCGACATGAAGCTCCACCTCAGCTTCGGAGGCGAACTCAGGCTCTCTCGACCCTCCCGCATTCCGGCCTTCGCTCAGGGCCCCCACAGCTCGACAACAGTCCGAGCCGAGGCCCTCTCCACACTGCCGATCGTCAATGACTTGGGCGTGAAGGGCATGGTGAGCTCGTTGAAGGGCGGGGAGGTGGCCATCGACGTGGTGGTGGAAGCCAAGCGGAGGCTGCACTTGGGTCCGTGCTGGGTGCCCGTGTTCGGCGTCTACTTCTCGTGCATGGGCGTCACCTTTACGGCTCCAAATAGCAGCGAGGGTGGCGGTGATTGGATGATCCTCGGGGGGACCCTACACTGCGAGCCCGACATATTCACTCTCCTCTG A